From the Pomacea canaliculata isolate SZHN2017 linkage group LG4, ASM307304v1, whole genome shotgun sequence genome, one window contains:
- the LOC112562654 gene encoding uncharacterized protein LOC112562654 yields the protein MCNDFFFGSLFLKKVFFMVLSSSHQRDASFCECQGRSSVMQSDIYIRSLVYGVMVCLAILMMVMVVWKDSFQISAVYQPAATSNPQIQPELNVSLTMSTPTPTTTMPPPPSSRLLCHSFDGRLGNQMFQVASILGLAWTMNRTPVFVGDFQLERLLEHSLKWSNQAELEKRCSKAQVIHEDNCYRFKYSFAELDPKIDFSLGTYLQSWKYFDKFRAQVKRALVFNQNVVKKAATIVEKIRDRHKKDHTHRRSHQEKRL from the exons atgtgtaacgattttttttttggtagtttatttcttaagaaagtttttttcatggttttgtCCTCTTCACACCAAAGAGATGCCTCATTCTGCGAATGTCAAGGAAGGAGCTCGGTTATGCAAAGCGACATTTATATTC GATCTCTGGTTTATGGGGTCATGGTCTGCTTGGCCATCCTTATGATGGTTATGGTGGTCTGGAAAGATTCTTTTCAAATCAGTGCCGTATATCAACCGGCAGCCACGTCCAACCCGCAGATCCAGCCAGAACTCAACGTTTCCCTGACAATGTCCACCCCTACGCCGACCACCACTATGCCTCCACCTCCTTCTTCACGTCTGCTCTGCCACAGCTTCGATGGCCGACTGGGTAACCAAATGTTTCAGGTGGCCAGCATTCTGGGTCTAGCATGGACGATGAACAGGACTCCCGTATTCGTCGGCGACTTCCAGCTGGAAAGGCTTCTAGAACACTCCCTCAAGTGGTCCAATCAGGCTGAGTTGGAGAAAAGGTGTAGCAAAGCGCAAGTCATCCATGAAGACAACTGTTACAGGTTCAAATATTCCTTCGCCGAGCTGGATCCCAAAATAGACTTCTCCCTTGGAACCTACCTTCAGTCGTGGAAATATTTCGATAAGTTCCGAGCGCAGGTCAAACGAGCGTTGGTCTTCAACCAGAACGTGGTGAAGAAAGCGGCAACCATCGTCGAGAAGATCAGGGACAGGCACAAGAAGGACCATACTCATCGGCGTTCACATCAGGAGAAGCGACTTTGA